One genomic window of Thermodesulfobacteriota bacterium includes the following:
- a CDS encoding DUF350 domain-containing protein — translation MDAAPILSGLVSFAAYFGASIGLLALFGVLYAMVTPYRELALIADGNVAAACSLSGALLGFALPLASAISHSVGYGDMLLWGAVALLAQLLTFTVVRHIFPRLVADIPAGKTAKGIFLGLVSVVIGVLNAACITY, via the coding sequence ATGGATGCTGCCCCGATCCTGTCCGGCCTCGTGAGCTTTGCCGCCTATTTCGGGGCGAGCATCGGCCTCCTGGCGCTCTTTGGCGTCCTGTATGCCATGGTGACCCCCTACCGGGAGCTGGCCCTCATCGCCGACGGCAATGTGGCCGCCGCCTGCAGCCTGTCCGGCGCTCTCCTGGGGTTTGCTCTGCCCCTGGCCAGCGCCATCAGCCACAGCGTCGGCTACGGCGACATGCTGCTCTGGGGCGCCGTGGCCCTTCTGGCGCAGCTTCTGACCTTCACCGTGGTCCGCCACATCTTTCCTCGCCTGGTGGCCGACATCCCCGCTGGCAAGACCGCCAAGGGCATCTTCCTGGGCCTGGTCTCGGTGGTGATCGGCGTCCTGAATGCCGCCTGCATCACTTACTGA